A genome region from Scyliorhinus canicula chromosome 16, sScyCan1.1, whole genome shotgun sequence includes the following:
- the LOC119950609 gene encoding uncharacterized protein LOC119950609, with the protein MYPTAGHYGPLIPRRFVNSSEAFSLPPIQMHNFSSRPLTIVMTDVDNVQEGAGMHTEYHHFYGTPHFYPYWYMPPANPAAYLYPPYYPYNGYFPQQQGLSTAGWPEGFAMKGELHWGKMERVFGAKRELPDFVQDELRRVYGTYPKTMVTVSYQNGEYLVKGDPKVGEQKYKVEKKVIRRPPTPSDEEGDSVSEVVEMRKRKSKH; encoded by the coding sequence ATGTACCCAACGGCTGGGCACTATGGACCCCTGATACCCAGGAGATTTGTGAACTCTTCCGAGGCTTTCTCACTGCCTCCCATTCAGATGCACAACTTCTCCAGCAGGCCCCTGACCATAGTCATGACGGATGTGGACAATGTGCAGGAAGGAGCCGGGATGCATACCGAGTACCACCATTTCTACGGGACCCCTCACTTCTATCCATACTGGTACATGCCGCCTGCAAACCCGGCAGCGTACCTGTACCCACCGTACTACCCGTACAATGGCTATTTCCCCCAGCAGCAGGGGCTCAGCACGGCCGGCTGGCCCGAAGGATTTGCCATGAAGGGCGAGTTGCACTGGGGTAAGATGGAACGGGTTTTCGGAGCCAAGAGGGAACTGCCCGACTTTGTCCAGGACGAACTGCGCAGGGTCTACGGCACGTACCCCAAAACAATGGTCACCGTGTCCTACCAGAACGGGGAGTATCTGGTGAAGGGCGACCCCAAAGTCGGGGAGCAGAAATACAAGGTGGAGAAGAAAGTAATCAGGAGGCCGCCCACGCCCAGCGACGAGGAAGGCGACAGTGTGAGCGAAGTGGTGGAGATGCGTAAAAGGAAATCCAAACACTAA